A region of the Serinicoccus profundi genome:
TCGTCGTCGACTCGATCGGCGCGATCGCCGGTGGTGCCGGCGGGGTGAGCAGCAACACGTCATACATCGAGAGCGCCTCGGGCGTGGGGGAGGGCGCCCGGACCGGTCTCGCCTCCGTGGTCACCGGCCTGCTCTTCCTCCTGACGACCTTCCTGTCGCCGCTGGTCGCGATCGTGCCGCACGAGGCGGCGACGCCGGCGCTGGTCGTCGTGGGCTTCCTCATGATGCAGCAGGTCGTCGGCATCGACTGGGACGACCTGGAGATCGCCTTCCCGGCCTTCCTCACCATCGTCTTCATGCCGTTCACCTACTCCATCACGGCCGGTATCGGCGCGGGCTTCGTCTCCTGGGTGCTGCTCAAGGTGGTGCGCGGCAAGGCCCGGTCGGTGCACCCGCTCATGTGGCTCGTCGCCGTGCTCTTCCTCATCTACTTCGGCATCGACCCGATCCGGGGCCTGCTGGGCGAGTGAGGAGGGACCCCCTCGATCGTTAGGTCAAGTAATGAGATAAACTAACGATCGTATGCCTGACGCCACCCCTGACCCCGCCACCGCGGCACTCGCGCACGACCTGCGCATCGCCTGCATGCGGGTGGCCCGACGGGTCCGCTTCGACGCCGACAACACCATCGCCCCGCACCACTTCAGCGTGCTGGTGCGCCTCCACGAGCAGCCGCGCACGCTGGGCGAGCTCGCCGCCATCGAGCAGGTCAGCGCCCCGAGCATGAGCCGCAGCGTCGGACAGCTCGCCGAGCTGGGGTATGTCGAGCGTGCCCCCGACCCCGACGACGGGCGCCTCGTGCGCCTCTCGCTCACGCCGGACGGCCGGAGGGTCCTGGAGCGCGAGCGCGAGCACCGGGACGCCTGGATGGCCGCCCGGCTCGAGGGGCTCAGCGAGCGTGACCGCACCCTGCTGCGGCGGGCGACCGACCTCGTCGAGGGCATCCTCGAGGCCGACCGCGCGCAGGACCGCGCCCGTCGGGGGGAGTCCCGATGAGCGCGATGTTCTCCGCGCTCTCGGTGCGCAACTACCGCATCTACGCCACCGGCGCGATCATCTCCAACACCGGCACCTGGATGGGGCGGGTGGCCCAGGACTGGGTCGTGCTCACCGAGCTGACCGACAACTCCGCCCAGGCGCTCGGCATCGTCACCGGGCTGCAGTTCCTGCCGATCCTGCTCTTCACCCCGGTCGCGGGCGCGATCAGCGACAACTTCTCCAAGCGCCGGGTCATGCTCGTCAGCCAGTCGGCCATGGCCTTCTTCGCCATCGTCATGGGCGTGGCGGTCCTCACCGGGCAGATGGAGCTGTGGCACATGTTCGTGCTCTCCTTCCTCTCCGGCACGGCTGCCGCGGTGGACGCCCCC
Encoded here:
- a CDS encoding MarR family winged helix-turn-helix transcriptional regulator; the protein is MPDATPDPATAALAHDLRIACMRVARRVRFDADNTIAPHHFSVLVRLHEQPRTLGELAAIEQVSAPSMSRSVGQLAELGYVERAPDPDDGRLVRLSLTPDGRRVLEREREHRDAWMAARLEGLSERDRTLLRRATDLVEGILEADRAQDRARRGESR